From Streptomyces durmitorensis, a single genomic window includes:
- a CDS encoding tetratricopeptide repeat protein, producing the protein MALPRPAGRSVVAAVALALAITGGAVVAGGEGGPDRRPPSSAAAVAPGALRGADLDRGIEALQSHLRDQSRDFGAWASLGTAYVEQARTQGDPSRYREAERALDRSLELRPRNDAGLAGRAALAAARHDFAGALRHAEAALEVNPYSEGALASRIDALVELGRYGAAARAADEADARRPGVPVFTRYAYVRELRGDVAGARRALSQAIGSGAGSGSGGGDVAYVATALGQLAWRQGEYGEALKQCGRALRVDASYLPALECRARAWAGQGRTGQAIRTLREVVARAPLPGPLVALGELYEARGERGDAAKAREQYALVSAWVSLARANGVNADLDAAIALTDHGTQEERKAALQAARAEWGRRHTVHTADALAWALHVAGRSEEALPYARRATATGFREASFMYHRGVIEGAAGDADAARRWKSAARDLRGLRGLGAAS; encoded by the coding sequence ATGGCATTACCTCGTCCTGCCGGTCGGTCCGTGGTGGCCGCGGTCGCTCTCGCGCTCGCGATCACCGGGGGCGCCGTCGTGGCCGGCGGTGAGGGCGGGCCGGACCGGAGGCCCCCGTCGTCCGCCGCCGCCGTGGCGCCCGGCGCACTGCGGGGTGCCGATCTCGATCGTGGTATCGAGGCACTGCAATCCCATCTGCGGGACCAGTCAAGGGACTTCGGAGCGTGGGCGTCGCTGGGGACCGCCTACGTCGAACAGGCCCGTACGCAGGGTGACCCGTCGCGGTACCGCGAGGCGGAACGCGCACTCGACCGGTCCCTGGAGCTTCGGCCCCGCAATGACGCGGGGCTCGCGGGGCGGGCGGCGCTGGCCGCGGCCCGGCACGACTTCGCGGGGGCGTTGCGCCACGCGGAGGCCGCGCTTGAAGTGAACCCCTACAGCGAGGGGGCGTTGGCGTCCCGGATCGATGCGCTGGTCGAGCTCGGGCGGTACGGGGCTGCGGCGCGGGCCGCTGACGAGGCGGATGCGCGGCGGCCCGGGGTGCCGGTGTTCACGCGGTACGCGTATGTGCGGGAGCTCCGGGGCGATGTGGCGGGGGCGCGGCGGGCCCTGTCGCAGGCGATCGGCTCGGGCGCGGGCTCGGGGTCCGGTGGTGGGGATGTCGCGTACGTGGCCACCGCACTGGGGCAACTCGCCTGGCGGCAGGGCGAGTACGGGGAGGCGCTGAAGCAGTGCGGGCGGGCTCTGCGAGTCGACGCCTCGTATCTTCCGGCGCTGGAGTGCCGGGCCCGTGCGTGGGCCGGGCAGGGCAGGACGGGGCAGGCGATACGGACGCTGCGGGAGGTGGTGGCGCGGGCGCCGCTGCCGGGGCCGTTGGTCGCGCTGGGCGAGTTGTACGAGGCGCGGGGCGAGCGGGGTGACGCGGCGAAGGCCCGGGAGCAGTACGCGCTGGTGTCCGCGTGGGTGTCGCTGGCTCGGGCGAACGGGGTGAACGCGGATCTGGACGCGGCGATCGCGTTGACGGATCACGGGACGCAGGAGGAACGGAAAGCGGCGTTGCAGGCGGCGCGGGCGGAGTGGGGCAGGCGGCACACGGTCCACACGGCGGACGCGCTGGCCTGGGCCCTGCATGTGGCCGGCCGCTCGGAGGAGGCCCTGCCGTACGCACGCCGGGCCACGGCCACGGGGTTCCGCGAGGCGTCGTTCATGTACCACCGGGGTGTGATCGAGGGGGCGGCGGGTGACGCGGATGCGGCTCGGCGGTGGAAGTCGGCGGCGCGGGATCTGCGGGGTCTGCGGGGCCTGGGGGCGGCGTCGTGA
- a CDS encoding DUF4331 domain-containing protein produces MTAIAKSRAGRRSRRGLAALVCGALAAGGLAAAGVTALEPEAADASSHREAPLISGQPQYDNTDVYAFVSPDKPDSTTIVANWLPFEEPAGGPNFYPWADDAQYDVHIDSDGDAQGDLLYRWTFDTKTRNGDTFLYNTGPVTSLDDPDLNVTQTYDLELIKLKGQKAVSTTKVADDVPAAPSHVGKASMPNYKKLRDQAVRPVKGGGSAFAGQADDPFFLDLRVFDLLYGGDLSEVGNDTLKGYNVNSLALQVPTEQIRQSEKQPTVGIWSTTQRKNASGKWTQVSRLGNPLVNEVVVPQKDKDKFNASSPWNDADFLKYVTKPELPKLLEKIYKLKAPAEPRNDLVSVFLTGVKGLNQPPGVRPAEALRLNTSVKPADSPKRLGVLDGDNAGFPNGRRLADDVVDIELQAVEGELTGNKNDLGDAVDVNDQKFGGTFPYVALPTSGSRGPLAKDGGSDSSARDALNGGAVPGRPAAGGGDDTDAVLVASGAAGAAGVLLVGLGLAWWRRRAAGAAGGAGGGGLTG; encoded by the coding sequence ATGACAGCTATCGCCAAGAGCCGAGCGGGGCGACGCAGCAGGCGTGGCCTCGCCGCGCTCGTGTGTGGCGCGCTGGCCGCCGGGGGGCTCGCAGCCGCCGGCGTGACGGCACTGGAACCGGAGGCGGCCGACGCCTCCAGTCACCGGGAGGCTCCGCTGATCTCGGGGCAGCCTCAGTACGACAACACGGACGTGTACGCGTTCGTGAGCCCGGACAAGCCCGACTCCACGACGATCGTGGCGAACTGGCTGCCCTTCGAGGAGCCCGCGGGCGGACCCAACTTCTATCCGTGGGCCGACGACGCCCAGTACGACGTCCACATCGACAGCGACGGCGACGCGCAGGGCGATCTGCTCTACCGGTGGACGTTCGACACGAAGACCAGGAACGGCGACACGTTCCTCTACAACACCGGGCCCGTGACGAGCCTCGACGATCCCGACCTGAACGTGACGCAGACGTACGACCTGGAGCTGATCAAGCTCAAGGGCCAGAAGGCCGTCTCGACCACGAAGGTCGCCGACGACGTGCCCGCGGCGCCGTCGCACGTCGGCAAGGCGTCCATGCCGAACTACAAGAAGCTGCGCGATCAGGCCGTGCGCCCGGTCAAGGGCGGTGGCTCGGCGTTCGCGGGACAGGCCGACGATCCGTTCTTCCTGGATCTGCGGGTGTTCGACCTGCTGTACGGCGGCGATCTGTCGGAGGTCGGGAACGACACCCTCAAGGGCTACAACGTGAACTCGCTCGCCCTTCAGGTGCCGACCGAGCAGATACGGCAGTCGGAGAAGCAGCCCACCGTCGGCATCTGGTCGACGACGCAGCGCAAGAACGCGAGCGGCAAGTGGACCCAGGTCTCGCGCCTGGGCAATCCGCTGGTCAACGAGGTCGTCGTGCCGCAGAAGGACAAGGACAAGTTCAACGCGTCCTCGCCCTGGAACGACGCGGACTTCCTGAAGTACGTGACCAAGCCCGAGCTGCCGAAGCTCCTGGAGAAGATCTACAAGCTGAAGGCGCCCGCCGAGCCGCGCAACGATCTCGTGTCGGTGTTCCTGACCGGCGTGAAGGGTCTCAACCAGCCGCCGGGGGTCAGGCCCGCCGAGGCGCTGCGGCTCAACACGTCCGTCAAGCCCGCGGATTCGCCGAAGCGGCTCGGGGTTCTCGACGGTGACAACGCCGGGTTCCCGAACGGGAGGCGGCTCGCCGATGACGTCGTCGACATCGAGTTGCAGGCCGTCGAGGGCGAACTCACCGGCAACAAGAACGACTTGGGCGACGCGGTGGACGTCAACGACCAGAAGTTCGGCGGGACCTTCCCGTACGTGGCGTTGCCCACGTCCGGGTCCCGTGGGCCGCTGGCCAAGGACGGCGGCTCCGACAGCTCGGCGCGCGACGCGCTGAACGGCGGGGCCGTGCCTGGACGTCCGGCGGCCGGGGGTGGCGACGACACCGATGCGGTGCTGGTCGCTTCCGGGGCCGCGGGGGCTGCGGGGGTGCTCCTTGTCGGGCTCGGGCTTGCGTGGTGGCGCAGGCGGGCTGCGGGGGCCGCGGGTGGCGCAGGGGGTGGCGGGCTGACCGGCTGA
- a CDS encoding sigma-70 family RNA polymerase sigma factor, with protein MEPDELLPRVAEGDQSAFEKLYGLVSGPVYGLVRRVLRDPAQSEEVVQEVLLELWRTAGRFDPARGSALSWILTLAHRRAVDRVRSARAASDRERRVAERGEVPAFDQVAEAVEGRLEREWVRRCLRRLTDLQRQAVTLAYYDGYTYREVAGRLSVPLGTVKTRMRDGLLRLRDCLGAAT; from the coding sequence ATGGAGCCCGACGAGCTGCTGCCACGGGTCGCGGAGGGTGACCAGTCGGCGTTCGAGAAGCTGTACGGCCTGGTCTCGGGGCCGGTCTACGGACTGGTCCGCCGCGTCCTGCGCGACCCGGCGCAGTCCGAGGAAGTGGTCCAGGAGGTGCTGCTGGAACTCTGGCGGACGGCGGGCCGCTTCGATCCGGCGCGCGGCAGCGCACTCTCCTGGATCCTCACGCTCGCCCATCGCAGGGCGGTGGACCGGGTCCGCAGCGCCCGCGCGGCGAGCGACCGCGAACGGCGCGTGGCCGAGCGCGGCGAAGTGCCCGCCTTCGACCAGGTCGCCGAGGCGGTCGAGGGCAGGCTGGAGCGCGAATGGGTGCGCCGCTGCCTCCGACGGCTCACCGACCTCCAGCGCCAGGCCGTCACCCTCGCCTACTACGACGGCTATACGTATCGCGAAGTTGCCGGACGTCTGTCCGTCCCGCTCGGCACCGTCAAGACGCGGATGCGGGACGGGCTGCTGCGCCTGCGCGACTGCCTCGGCGCCGCCACGTGA
- a CDS encoding anti-sigma factor: MAVPYALDALDPRELRRFERHLTRCAPCRTEAREMGEGAVRLAGAAAAPAPPALRERVLAAVRTTEQEPPPRAPVTPSAPPRARALLVPSGVPVGAFTSLAALALVLALAASVILAVQLVRSDGRIDRERADAREIAHVLAAPDARASAERDAWGRGINVVASESRRRAVVTVTGLGAPPRGRVHQLWVMRPASAPRSLGLLDGETPVIAAGLSASGASLAVTIEPDGGSERPTSAPLVQLALESVGFGE, translated from the coding sequence CTGGCCGTCCCCTACGCCCTGGACGCCCTCGACCCCCGCGAACTGCGCCGCTTCGAACGGCATCTGACCCGCTGCGCGCCCTGCCGGACGGAGGCCAGGGAGATGGGGGAGGGTGCCGTACGCCTGGCGGGCGCGGCGGCGGCACCCGCGCCGCCCGCCCTGCGCGAGCGGGTCCTTGCCGCCGTACGTACGACGGAGCAGGAGCCGCCCCCGCGGGCGCCCGTCACTCCGAGCGCGCCCCCGCGCGCCCGCGCGCTCCTTGTTCCCTCAGGTGTTCCCGTCGGAGCCTTCACCTCCCTGGCGGCGCTCGCGCTCGTGCTCGCGCTGGCCGCGTCCGTGATCCTCGCCGTCCAGCTGGTCCGTTCCGACGGCCGGATCGACCGCGAGCGCGCCGATGCACGTGAGATCGCCCACGTCCTGGCCGCGCCGGACGCCCGCGCGAGCGCGGAGAGGGACGCGTGGGGGCGCGGCATCAACGTCGTCGCGTCCGAGTCCAGGCGGCGCGCCGTGGTGACCGTCACAGGGCTCGGGGCGCCGCCCCGGGGCCGGGTGCACCAACTGTGGGTGATGCGGCCCGCCTCGGCGCCCCGTTCGCTGGGCCTGCTCGACGGCGAAACGCCCGTGATCGCCGCAGGCCTGAGTGCGTCCGGGGCGTCACTGGCCGTGACCATCGAACCCGATGGGGGCTCAGAGAGGCCCACTTCCGCCCCTCTTGTCCAACTCGCCCTGGAATCAGTTGGATTCGGAGAGTAA
- a CDS encoding amidohydrolase, with protein sequence MCDLHDQHEHEALPASGPTLSRRRIMQLLGAAGVTAGVMTAEADPAMAAGADDSPAAYEAPDGLAADTPAKRAALDWITSHDDRITGLNAEIWDNAELSLREWKSSIAEADFLEQAGFDVKFGTAGFPTAFTATFTHGKGGPVLGFSGEYDALPGLSQNKGVGHHDPREYIHDPFAPSYGPGHGCGHSALGTAAAAAAAAVAQAAKKHRLPVTVKFFGSTAEEMLIGKTYAVSKGVYDGLDAFLDWHPSTANATGWGSTTAMTAVTFTFLGVAGHGGTPLGNKSALDAAVMMATMSEFLREENLAPSGRLHWVINNGGDIPNVTAEISEISYYVREGSPARVQVLLDKVIAVSEAAAKASQTTVRHRVTSACWNQLPAKAFAELLHANMREIGPPQFSDEAHELAKELQESLGLPQKGMHDKVGELTPPNPVFMGGGSTDVADISWNVPTVSMGAALAPIGTKMHTWSTAACAAAAPGQAAVIAAAKYLAATAVDLITQPERLKAVKDEFKDRTKGVSWKTALPDGYEPPMYEPPAWFLKKTGQKWPPANITWPPKRVVSQEKFSSLGPELEPQK encoded by the coding sequence GTGTGTGACCTGCACGATCAGCATGAGCATGAGGCACTCCCCGCGAGCGGTCCGACCCTGAGTCGCCGCCGCATCATGCAGCTCCTCGGCGCGGCCGGTGTCACCGCCGGTGTCATGACCGCCGAAGCGGACCCGGCGATGGCCGCCGGTGCCGACGACAGCCCCGCTGCCTACGAAGCCCCCGACGGCCTCGCGGCCGACACCCCCGCCAAGCGCGCGGCGCTCGACTGGATCACCTCCCACGACGACCGGATCACCGGCCTGAACGCCGAGATCTGGGACAACGCCGAGCTGTCCCTGCGCGAGTGGAAATCCTCCATCGCCGAGGCCGATTTCCTCGAACAGGCCGGATTCGACGTGAAGTTCGGCACCGCCGGCTTCCCGACGGCGTTCACCGCGACCTTCACGCACGGCAAGGGCGGCCCCGTCCTCGGCTTCAGCGGCGAGTACGACGCGCTGCCCGGCCTCTCGCAGAACAAGGGCGTGGGCCACCACGATCCGCGCGAGTACATCCACGACCCCTTCGCGCCCAGCTACGGCCCCGGCCACGGCTGCGGCCACAGCGCGCTCGGCACCGCGGCGGCGGCAGCGGCGGCGGCCGTCGCGCAGGCCGCCAAGAAGCACCGGCTGCCCGTCACCGTGAAGTTCTTCGGCTCCACGGCCGAGGAGATGCTGATCGGCAAGACGTACGCCGTCAGCAAGGGTGTGTACGACGGCCTCGACGCGTTCCTGGACTGGCACCCCTCCACGGCCAACGCGACGGGCTGGGGCAGCACCACCGCGATGACCGCCGTCACCTTCACCTTCCTGGGTGTGGCCGGGCACGGCGGCACCCCGCTCGGCAACAAGTCCGCCCTCGACGCGGCCGTGATGATGGCGACGATGTCGGAGTTCCTGCGCGAGGAGAACCTGGCGCCGAGCGGCCGGCTGCACTGGGTGATCAACAACGGCGGTGACATCCCGAACGTCACCGCGGAGATCTCCGAGATTTCGTACTACGTACGCGAAGGCAGCCCCGCCCGCGTCCAGGTCCTCCTGGACAAGGTGATCGCGGTCTCCGAGGCGGCCGCGAAGGCGTCGCAGACGACCGTCCGCCACCGCGTCACATCGGCCTGCTGGAACCAGCTCCCGGCCAAGGCCTTCGCCGAACTCCTGCACGCGAACATGCGGGAGATAGGCCCGCCCCAATTCTCCGACGAGGCACACGAGTTGGCCAAGGAGCTCCAGGAGTCCCTCGGTCTTCCCCAGAAGGGCATGCACGACAAGGTCGGTGAACTGACCCCGCCCAACCCGGTGTTCATGGGCGGCGGCTCGACGGACGTCGCCGACATCAGCTGGAACGTCCCCACGGTCTCGATGGGCGCCGCGCTCGCCCCCATCGGCACCAAGATGCACACCTGGTCCACCGCCGCCTGCGCGGCGGCGGCACCCGGCCAGGCCGCGGTGATCGCCGCGGCGAAGTATCTGGCGGCGACCGCGGTCGACCTGATCACACAGCCCGAGCGCCTCAAGGCGGTCAAGGACGAGTTCAAGGACCGTACGAAGGGCGTCAGTTGGAAGACCGCGCTGCCGGACGGCTATGAGCCGCCGATGTACGAACCCCCGGCGTGGTTCTTGAAGAAGACGGGCCAGAAGTGGCCGCCCGCGAACATCACGTGGCCGCCGAAGCGGGTCGTCTCCCAGGAGAAGTTCTCCTCGCTGGGGCCGGAGCTCGAACCCCAGAAGTAG
- a CDS encoding ABC transporter permease, translating into MSAILYDGTAVLGRHLQRIKHAPAILLMTQTMPIVFLLFFGYVFGSALAMPGADYRAFLVPGMLVATAANGIMTGMFTAAQDSHRGVMDRFRTLPMSRSAVPLGQAAADLLTTAVGLVPLMLVGVAMGWRIEGGPLQALGAFFLLLLFRFATTWVGILLGLASQSEEAAGQLGGATFMLPLLSNAYIPADGLPGWLRTIAEWNPISAVATAVRDLCGNAPVPQGAAWPVAHPVAGSVLWSLALLAVCVPLAVRRYTRGGR; encoded by the coding sequence TTGAGCGCCATCCTCTACGACGGCACCGCCGTCCTCGGCCGGCATCTTCAGCGCATCAAGCACGCGCCCGCCATCCTCCTCATGACGCAGACGATGCCCATCGTCTTCCTGCTCTTCTTCGGCTACGTCTTCGGCAGCGCCCTGGCCATGCCCGGCGCCGACTACCGCGCCTTCCTCGTCCCGGGCATGCTCGTCGCGACCGCCGCGAACGGCATCATGACCGGCATGTTCACCGCCGCCCAGGACTCCCACCGGGGCGTCATGGACCGGTTCCGCACGCTGCCCATGAGCCGCTCGGCCGTCCCGCTCGGGCAGGCCGCCGCCGATCTGCTGACCACCGCCGTGGGGCTCGTGCCGCTGATGCTCGTCGGGGTCGCCATGGGCTGGCGGATCGAGGGCGGCCCGCTCCAAGCCCTGGGCGCCTTCTTCCTGTTGCTGCTCTTCCGGTTCGCGACGACCTGGGTCGGCATCCTGCTCGGGCTCGCGTCGCAGAGCGAGGAGGCGGCGGGGCAGCTGGGCGGCGCGACGTTCATGCTCCCGCTGCTCTCGAACGCGTACATCCCCGCCGACGGACTCCCCGGGTGGCTGCGCACCATCGCCGAGTGGAACCCGATCAGCGCGGTGGCCACGGCGGTGCGTGACCTGTGCGGCAACGCTCCCGTGCCTCAGGGCGCCGCCTGGCCGGTGGCGCACCCCGTGGCCGGGTCGGTCCTCTGGTCGCTCGCGCTGCTCGCCGTGTGCGTGCCGCTCGCCGTCCGCCGGTACACGCGCGGGGGACGGTGA
- a CDS encoding ATP-binding cassette domain-containing protein, translating into MTSTYAVLSEGLEKRFGDVHALRGLDLAVPEGTVCGLLGPNGAGKTTAVRLLTTLQTPDAGTARVAGHDVVREAATVRRLIGVTGQYASVDGDLTGRQNLRLFARLLRAPRARGDELLERFGLVDAADRPARTYSGGMRRRLDLAASLLVRPRVLFLDEPTTGLDPHSRGGIWDAVRELAAEGTTVVLTTQYLEEADQLADDVVLIDGGRVAHRGTPTALKAQIGSYVEVVLPQDAATQALAAAAVVLDQLTGSEPVLDAGRRTAGAVALDPSLTLPRIVRELDSAGVPVVDATLRAPTLDEVFLRLVARVS; encoded by the coding sequence ATGACTTCTACGTACGCTGTACTTAGTGAAGGTCTGGAGAAGCGCTTCGGGGACGTCCACGCCCTGCGAGGGCTCGACCTCGCCGTTCCCGAGGGCACCGTCTGCGGGCTGCTCGGCCCCAACGGGGCGGGCAAGACGACGGCGGTGCGGCTGCTCACCACGCTCCAGACACCGGATGCCGGGACCGCGCGCGTCGCGGGGCACGACGTGGTGCGGGAAGCCGCGACGGTGCGGCGGCTCATCGGGGTGACCGGGCAGTACGCCTCCGTCGACGGGGATCTGACCGGGCGGCAGAATCTACGGCTCTTCGCCCGGCTGCTGCGGGCGCCGCGGGCGCGGGGCGATGAGCTGCTGGAGCGGTTCGGCCTGGTGGACGCCGCCGACCGTCCCGCTCGCACCTACTCCGGCGGCATGCGACGGCGGCTCGACCTCGCGGCGAGTCTTCTGGTGCGGCCCCGCGTCCTCTTCCTCGACGAGCCCACCACCGGGCTCGACCCGCACAGCCGGGGCGGCATCTGGGACGCCGTACGGGAACTGGCCGCCGAGGGGACGACGGTGGTGCTGACCACGCAGTATCTGGAGGAGGCGGATCAGCTCGCCGATGACGTCGTCCTGATCGACGGGGGGCGGGTGGCGCATCGCGGTACGCCCACCGCGCTGAAGGCGCAGATCGGTAGTTACGTCGAGGTCGTCCTGCCGCAGGACGCGGCGACGCAGGCGCTGGCCGCTGCCGCGGTCGTCCTTGACCAGTTGACCGGCTCCGAGCCCGTCCTCGACGCCGGGCGCCGGACCGCGGGGGCGGTTGCCCTCGACCCTTCGCTGACGCTGCCCCGGATCGTGCGTGAGCTGGACTCGGCCGGGGTTCCTGTCGTCGACGCGACACTTCGGGCCCCGACTCTCGACGAGGTCTTCCTGCGGCTCGTCGCCCGCGTCTCCTGA
- a CDS encoding TetR/AcrR family transcriptional regulator C-terminal domain-containing protein yields the protein MAGRAAEPGVIWARPERAGRGPKPAYSRADIAAAAVRIADADGIEAVSMRRVAGELGCGTMSLYNYVPRKEDLYELMVDAVSGEYELPAGPGDGDWRAEMLALGRQTRALMRRHPWLPRIMSALYGFSPNALRYLEHCLGALEGLDAPYGTKMELIGMVNGSVMTYVVNEFAMAERARALPWTEEQEQQVRFAYLAGQVADGSYPRLAAALTEGPEPGDADELFERMLNRLLDSFA from the coding sequence ATGGCGGGCCGAGCGGCCGAACCGGGAGTGATCTGGGCGCGCCCCGAGCGTGCGGGCCGTGGCCCGAAGCCCGCGTACAGCAGGGCGGACATCGCGGCGGCGGCCGTCCGCATCGCCGACGCGGACGGCATCGAGGCGGTCTCCATGCGGAGAGTCGCGGGCGAACTCGGCTGCGGAACGATGTCGCTCTACAACTACGTACCGCGCAAAGAAGACCTGTACGAGCTGATGGTCGACGCGGTGAGCGGCGAGTACGAGCTGCCTGCCGGACCGGGGGACGGCGACTGGCGTGCGGAGATGCTGGCGCTCGGCCGCCAGACGCGCGCCCTCATGCGGCGCCACCCGTGGCTGCCGCGGATCATGTCCGCGCTCTACGGCTTCAGCCCGAACGCCCTGCGCTACCTGGAGCACTGCCTCGGCGCCCTGGAAGGGCTCGACGCGCCCTACGGCACCAAGATGGAACTCATCGGGATGGTCAACGGCTCGGTCATGACGTACGTCGTCAACGAGTTCGCCATGGCGGAGCGCGCGCGGGCCCTGCCCTGGACGGAGGAGCAGGAGCAGCAGGTGCGGTTCGCGTATCTCGCCGGGCAGGTCGCCGACGGGTCCTATCCGCGGCTCGCGGCGGCGCTCACGGAAGGGCCTGAGCCGGGGGACGCCGACGAGCTGTTCGAGCGGATGCTGAACCGGCTCCTGGACTCGTTCGCCTGA